A single Augochlora pura isolate Apur16 chromosome 2, APUR_v2.2.1, whole genome shotgun sequence DNA region contains:
- the LOC144477002 gene encoding putative glucosylceramidase 3 isoform X1, with protein MWKAVLFLGVFLVIGGKSQECVPRSFGKNKIVCVCNATYCDETPERVPKVPDDDSFYWYVSTKDGRRMSFSEQKFGECKNSPISLLNTVTFNLDSTKKYQQILGFGGAFTDASGIHIASMSNDTQKQILKTYFGKEGSRYSIGRLPIGGTDFSVRPYTYDDSNNDVTLANFSLAEEDYDYKIPYLQKAFELQPDLKLFATAWSAPPWMKTNDEINGFGFLKPEYYSLYVDYLLKFLESYKAEDIDIWGISTGNEPINAYIPFDRLNTMGWTSETLADWVGNHLGPKLAASEFNKTLILALDDQRIFLPWFIQSVFKDAKAKQYINGVAVHFYFDSFTSPSLLTDTHNDFPDKLILMTEACTGTGPFVKHVDLGQWSRGETYFLSILQYLNNWSVGWIDWNLVLDETGGPNWIKNNVDSPIIVNATSDEFYKQPMYYALKHFSRFIERGSTRISIDDSLLVKSSAFVTPSNETVVVLYNRLDFAKNVIIKDAKKKDLCLELPPKSMNTIIYKQ; from the exons ATGTGGAAAGCTGTGCTCTTCCTCGGCGTTTTTCTCGTAATCGGAG GTAAATCGCAGGAATGCGTGCCTCGTTCGTTCGGAAAGAACAAGATTGTATGCGTTTGCAATGCGACCTACTGCGACGAGACGCCGGAGAGAGTTCCAAAAGTGCCAGACGATGACAGTTTCTACTGGTATGTTTCGACGAAGGATGGTCGACGAATGAGTTTCTCGGAACAAAAGTTCGGCGAATGTAAAAACTCGCCAATCTCGCTACTGAACACCGTCACCTTCAACTTGGACAGCACGAAAAAGTACCAACAAATTCTAGGATTTGGCGGCGCGTTTACCGATGCTAGTGGTATACATATAGCGTCAATGTCGAATGATACTCAGAAGCAGATACTAAA AACATATTTTGGGAAAGAAGGAAGCAGGTACTCGATAGGTCGCTTGCCGATCGGTGGTACTGATTTTTCGGTGAGACCTTACACGTACGACGATTCGAATAACGACGTCACTCTGGCGAACTTCTCACTGGCTGAAGAAGATTACGATTACAAAATACCGTACCTGCAGAAAGCGTTTGAACTGCAACCTGACTTGAAACTGTTCGCCACTGCCTGGTCTGCTCCACCATGGATGAAGACCAACGACGAGATCAACGGCTTCG GTTTCTTGAAACCCGAGTATTATTCGCTGTACGTCGATTATCTCTTGAAATTCTTAGAGAGTTATAAAGCAGAAGACATCGATATATGGGGCATATCGACCGGCAACGAACCAATAAATGCATACATACCTTTCGATCGTTTGAACACCATGGGATGGACATCCGAAACCTTGGCCGACTGGGTCGGCAATCATTTGGGACCAAAACTGGCCGCGTCCGAGTTTAACAAAACCTTAATTTTAGCTCTCGACGACCAAAGGATCTTCCTCCCATGGTTCATACAGAGTGTCTTCAAGGACGCAAAGGCGAAACAGTATATCAACGGTGTTGCTGTACACTTTTACTTTGATTCTTTTACCTCGCCGTCTCTGTTGACCGATACGCACAACGATTTCCcagataaattaattctgatgACCGAGGCATGCACAG GAACCGGACCGTTCGTTAAACACGTGGACCTCGGACAATGGAGTCGGGGAGAAACATACTTTTTGAGCATACTGCAG TATCTGAACAACTGGTCGGTCGGATGGATAGACTGGAATCTTGTGCTGGATGAAACCGGTGGACCAAACTGGATCAAAAACAATGTTGACTCACCCATTATCGTAAACGCAACATCCGACGAATTTTACAAGCAGCCAATGTACTACGCTCTGAAGCATTTCAGTAGATTCATCGAGAGAGGATCCACCAGGATATCCATCGATGACAGTCTCCTAGTTAAATCGTCGGCGTTTGTAACACCGTCGAACGAAACCGTCGTCGTGCTTTACAATCG ATTGGACTTCGCAAAGAACGTTATCATCAAAGACGCAAAGAAAAAGGACCTCTGCCTGGAACTACCGCCAAAGTCTATGAATACTATCATCTATAAGCAATAG
- the Pink gene encoding WD40 repeat domain-containing protein pink: MQDFPYVLSEYEDINSVLYKPINFTQRIKYTCFNVSFNYIILGSTIGSVYLFSRKSYSFLQVIPLSEGAVSRVLISPDEKVIALSTVRGAACLISLKPTAKLITVSSEHINEQINCLCWNDTSSEVYIGDWNGKISVMVLPTFKFTSMFQTSSCTLMDLDSAIVQLSFSSSLLLASTLTRCYICDTVQEHYKQVGNKTRNGEFGACFYKTYQTDDNNTPVTPKEEKLVNRKRIFNFIPEGSSNVQEENFPQIFCARPGSRLWEVSANGVVMKTYQFKEALAIPPVTICKLNLKKSTCQKQMEQNWIPQSVNFSHLFVIAKKYLFSYSSRGLYILDPVTSTVVLWNNEYSNIAMADTVENRIYLMTTDGEFHCLTLSFLDSLILRLYNTEKYYECLEICLMYKVQLRKLISSLEIDKVCEVENKFQILRNDELSTLLHPLMNLLESNFKASPKKLDSGIVVVNSGNSVLDEEETFRLKSASHCIKQNCVSESKEETNEINKSEDTNCNTAHQEENSDERVSEESKEELDPNRSAMEKIQADLEVVYALIGNIRHSMSEGELESIILDVDWRMNVIKDSYETLTDLKGFLYEILRSAELYYFNTLLENVSMQLLQSTDNTHIIKQIMKAFVNVNAQSCKRCTCGSPYSTNELAEPKFLGIGRSLLKKFVNENQEQCINLCNSVPYMWREYLPASVEQNGVLMSDALRQCLQIRDIIVLSMLLPLLEGKLWNLLAVYSKQTQEGQCLFCGKYIKYENNETLEMIEWSAVIHEIMKKQGPDFAMALLVKLEKTIPNVSIDKSVFQSLIFTKILHQHGMKRTINFSKNSLDSSEYNTMCSAKVRDELVDVLEKDLGRSVSNNTFGSGAHHWGMQYQNNLSTCPCCTLSLQTPVLLGNNGIAIFGCGHAYHVNCMIEKKLTTCNLHS; encoded by the exons ATGCAGGACTTTCCGTACGTGTTGTCAGAATACGAAGACataaattctgttctttaCAAGCCTATCAATTTCACCCAACGAATCAAG tacACATGCTTCAATGTATCGTTCAACTATATCATCCTAGGCTCGACTATTGGCAGTGTCTACCTCTTCTCAAGAAAGTCATATTCATTTCTGCAAGTGATACCATTATCG GAGGGAGCAGTCTCTCGAGTTCTGATATCACCTGatgaaaaagtaattgcaTTGTCAACTGTACGTGGAGCTGCTTGTCTAATATCTCTGAAGCCTAcagcaaaattaataactgtatCTTCAGAGCATATAAATGAGCAAATTAACTGCCTTTGTTGGAATGACACTAGCTCTGAAGTATATATTGGAGATTGGAATGGCAAAATTTCAGTTATGGTATTACCTACCTTTAAG TTCACTAGCATGTTTCAAACATCATCCTGCACCTTAATGGACCTTGATTCAGCCATTGTGCAGCTAAGTTTCTCTTCATCTTTGTTACTAGCATCAACTTTAACACGTTGTTACATCTGTGACACTGTACAGGAACACTATAAACAAGTGGGGAACAAGACTCGAAATGGAGAATTTGGTGCCTGTTTTTACAAGACATATCAAACAGATGATAACAATACTCCAGTTACCCCAAAAGAAGAGAAGCTAGTCAATAGAAAGCGTATTTTCAACTTCATTCCTGAGGGAAGCAGTAATGTACAAGAGGAGAACTTTCCGCAGATATTTTGCGCCCGGCCAGGATCCAGGCTCTGGGAAGTATCTGCAAACGGAGTAGTAATGAAGACTTATCAGTTCAAAGAGGCATTAGCTATTCCACCTGTAACAATATGCAAACTGAATCTCAAAAAGTCTACGTGCCAGAAGCAAATGGAGCAGAATTGGATACCGCAATCTGTTAACTTCTCACACTTGTTTGTTATCgctaagaaatatttattttcctacTCTTCCAGAGGCCTATATATACTCGATCCAGTGACTTCAACTGTGGTACTGTGGAACAacgaatattcaaatatagcTATGGCAGATACTGTAGAAAACAGGATATATTTGATGACAACTGATGGAGAATTTCATTGTTTGACTTTGTCTTTCTTAGACTCTTTAATATTGCGACTGTATAATACGGAAAAGTATTACGAATGCTTAGAAATATGTTTAATGTACAAAGTACAACTGAGAAAGTTAATAAGCAGCCTAGAGATTGACAAAGTGTGTGAAGTGGAGAATAAATTTCAGATACTTCGGAACGACGAATTGTCAACGTTGTTACATCCTCTAATGAATCTTTTAGAGTCGAATTTCAAGGCTAGTCCCAAGAAATTAGATTCAGGTATTGTTGTAGTCAATTCCGGGAACTCTGTTTTAGATGAAGAGGAAACTTTCAGGCTCAAGTCTGCGTCTCATTGTATCAAGCAGAACTGTGTATCTGAATCAAAAGAGGAGACTAATGAGATTAATAAAAGTGAAGACACAAATTGTAATACAGCGCATCAAGAAGAAAACAGTGATGAAAGGGTATCAGAGGAATCAAAAGAGGAGCTAGATCCAAACAGAAGCGCGATGGAGAAAATACAAGCAGATTTGGAAGTTGTGTACGCATTAATAGGAAATATTAGACACTCTATGAGCGAGGGGGAATTAGAAAGCATAATATTAGATGTTGACTGGAGAATGAACGTTATCAAGGACTCTTATGAGACTCTAACCGACCTGAAGGGTTtcttatatgaaatattgagGAGTGCTGAGTTGTATTACTTCAACACTTTGTTAGAGAACGTTTCTATGCAATTGCTTCAATCTACGGATAATAcacatattataaaacaaataatgaaagcTTTTGTTAACGTAAATGCTCAGAGTTGCAAAAGGTGTACATGTGGTAGTCCATACTCGACTAATGAGTTAGCAGAGCCAAAGTTCCTGGGGATTGGCAGATCCCTTCTCAAAAAATTCGTAAATGAAAACCAAGaacaatgtataaatttatgcAATAGTGTACCTTACATGTGGAGGGAATATTTACCAGCATCTGTAGAGCAGAATGGTGTACTGATGAGTGACGCGCTGCGTCAGTGCCTTCAGATCAGAGACATTATTGTGCTGTCTATGCTTTTACCATTACTGGAAGGGAAACTCTGGAATCTCTTAGCAGTATACTCAAAGCAGACTCAAGAAGGGCAATGTCTGTTTTGTGGCAAGTATATAAAGtacgaaaataatgaaacattagAAATGATAGAATGGAGTGCTGTGATACATGAAATTATGAAGAAGCAGGGACCAGATTTTGCAATGGCACTATTAGTTAAGTTAGAGAAAACTATACCAAATGTTTCTATTGATAAaag tGTATTCCAATCACTTATATTTACGAAAATCTTGCACCAACATGGAATGAAACGCACAATTAACTTCAGTAAGAATAGCCTCGACTCGTcggaatataatacaatgtgcTCGGCAaag GTTCGAGACGAATTGGTGGACGTCCTTGAGAAAGACCTAGGAAGATCAGTTAGCAATAATACTTTTGGTAGCGGAGCTCATCATTGGGGAATGCAGTATCAGAACAATCTCTCCACGTGTCCCTGCTGCACTCTGTCTCTTCAAACGCCGGTTTTGCTAGGTAACAATGGAATAGCGATATTCGGTTGCGGTCATGCTTATCACGTGAACTGTATGATCGAAAAGAAACTTACAACGTGTAATCTTCATTCTTAA
- the LOC144477002 gene encoding putative glucosylceramidase 3 isoform X2, which yields MWKAVLFLGVFLVIGGKSQECVPRSFGRNKIVCVCNATYCDETPERVPKVPEDGSFYWYVSTKDGRRMSFSEQKFGQCKHSPLEFLNTATFNLDRTKKYQQILGFGGAFTDASGIHIASMSNATQQQILKAYFGKGGNRYSIGRLPIGGSDFSVRPYTYDDSNNDVTLEKFSLAEEDYDYKIPYLQKALELQPDLKLFASAWTAPPWMKTNDKVNGFGFLKSEYYSLYVDYLLKFLESYKAEDIDIWGISTGNEPLNAYIPFDPLNSMGWSSGSVAHWVGNYLGPKLASSKFNNTLIFILDDQRTFLPWYVEGVFEDPKAKQYTAGVAVHYYFDFISSPFVLTDTHNKFPDKLILMTEACTGAGLFEKHVDLGEWSRGEKYFLSILQYLNNWSIGWMDWNLVLDETGGPNWISNRVDASIIVNVKTDEFYKQPMYYALKHFSRFLERGSSRIFIDDDILVKSSAFVTPSNETVVLLYNQMDFSRNVIIKDGNKEDLCLEIPPKSMNTIIYGY from the exons ATGTGGAAAGCTGTGCTCTTCCTCGGCGTTTTTCTCGTAATCGGAG GTAAATCGCAGGAATGCGTGCCTCGTTCGTTCGGAAGGAACAAGATTGTATGCGTTTGCAATGCGACCTACTGCGACGAGACGCCGGAGAGAGTTCCAAAAGTGCCAGAGGATGGCAGTTTCTACTGGTACGTTTCGACGAAGGATGGTCGACGAATGAGTTTCTCGGAACAAAAGTTCGGTCAATGTAAACACTCGCCACTAGAATTTCTGAACACTGCCACCTTCAACTTGGACAGAACGAAAAAGTACCAACAAATTCTAGGATTTGGCGGCGCGTTTACCGATGCTAGTGGCATACATATAGCGTCAATGTCGAATGCTACTCAGCAGCAGATACTAAA AGCATATTTTGGCAAAGGAGGAAACAGATACTCGATTGGTCGCTTGCCGATCGGGGGTTCTGATTTTTCGGTGAGACCTTACACGTACGACGATTCGAATAACGACGTTACTCTGGAGAAGTTCTCACTGGCTGAAGAAGATTACGATTACAAAATACCGTACCTGCAGAAAGCACTTGAACTGCAACCTGACTTGAAACTGTTCGCCTCTGCCTGGACTGCTCCACCATGGATGAAGACCAACGACAAGGTGAACGGCTTCG GTTTCTTGAAATCCGAGTATTATTCGCTGTACGTCGATTATCTCTTGAAATTCCTAGAGAGTTATAAAGCAGAAGACATCGATATATGGGGCATATCGACCGGCAACGAACCATTGAATGCATACATACCTTTCGACCCTCTGAACTCCATGGGATGGTCGTCCGGATCGGTGGCCCATTGGGTCGGCAATTATTTGGGACCAAAACTTGCTTCATCCAAGTTTAACAatactttgatttttattctcgaCGACCAAAGAACCTTTCTGCCCTGGTACGTAGAGGGTGTCTTCGAGGACCCAAAGGCGAAACAGTATACCGCCGGTGTAGCTGTCCATTATTACTTCGACTTCATTAGTTCGCCGTTTGTGTTAACCGATACGCACAACAAATTCCcagataaattaattctgatgACAGAGGCATGCACAG GAGCCGGACTGTTCGAAAAACACGTAGATCTAGGAGAATGGAGTCGTGGAGAAAAGTATTTCTTGAGCATATTACAG TATTTGAATAACTGGTCAATTGGATGGATGGACTGGAATCTTGTACTGGATGAAACCGGTGGACCAAACTGGATCAGCAACCGTGTTGACGCATCCATTATCGTAAATGTAAAAACCGACGAATTTTACAAGCAGCCAATGTACTACGCTCTGAAGCATTTCAGTAGATTCCTCGAGAGAGGTTCGTCTAGGATATTCATCGACGACGATATCCTAGTTAAATCCTCGGCGTTTGTTACACCGTCGAACGAAACCGTCGTCCTGCTTTACAATCA GATGGACTTCTCCAGGAACGTTATCATCAAAGATGGAAACAAAGAGGACCTTTGCCTGGAAATACCCCCAAAGTCTATGAATACTATCATCTATGGGTATTAA